The Nocardioides marmorisolisilvae genomic interval AGGCGATCGATCAGCTCTCGGATGACCCGCTCGGTGTAGGCAGGGTTGGGGTCGGCCCCAGCCTGGAAGTCGCGGTGATCGGGCTCGTCGCCCTCCCGATACTGACCGCCGCCGGGCCTCGGCACCTCGTTCGTCCCTGGCAAATACGGTGTACCCAACCGGGGAACGATGACCGCACCAACTTGTCGACCGATGGCAGCGGACCTCAGTGCGGCCGCTTGGGCATGTCGCATCGCCTCCTCGTCCGCGGTCGGTGTCAGGAACGGAGCCGCGAAGACACCGCGCACGAATCGCTCCACCTCCCGGCGCCACTGACCACCCCGTTGGACGGGTAGGAAGAAGTCGGCCTCAGAGAACACGTCCCGGACGTGCTGACCATGCGCTGCGTCGGGATCAGCTTCGTCGCGTGCGATCAGGGCGGCGGCGCGTGCCTCCGGGGCGGCCGAGAAGCTCCCCTCCTGCTTGGCCAGGACGTCTGCGAGGTTCGTCGTGCGAACGGCGCTGTCCTCCACGATGGAGACGAGCCAGAACGCCGTGCCGTACACACTCTTCAGCAGGTCTGCTTCACGCGGGTGCTTGAGGCTGTCGAATACGAAGCAGGTGGGCTGTGGACCGTCGCCTTCGCTCGGCTGGCGAATGCTCGCGACACGCGCAACGGCCATTGCGGCTAGGGCACTGTCGTCTCCAGCTCCTCGGCGCAATCGGTCGCCCGCGTCCATCCGCGCCTCGTAGTACCCGCGATCCGTGAGGCGAGGAAGCGGGTCGGCGGTCGGAGCCACCGCGTCGAGCAGGTCAGCGAGTCGGACGTGCTCGACGCGATAGTCGTATGGGCGAAGAGTCGCGATGAGCGCCTTGACGACCTGGGCCCGGCTGGAACCGATTGGCGCCACCAAGCCGAGGAAGACGTCGTGACGCTCCGGCTCGTCGTCGGCGAGTCTCTTCAACGTTCCGGGAGTATCTGGCGCTTCGGGTGTCAGCTCGGCACCTTCTCAGGATGACGGAGCACTACCGGCTGCGTGCCCTCGGGGCTGAGACTACAGCGCAGTTGCCGGGCGCCGGCTCCGTGGTGAGCCAGTCGATTCCTTGTGAGCGTGCAACCCACAAGCGGACACCGAGTCGTCCCCCTCCAGGCACTGCGACCACCTCGACGTCTGCGACCACTGCGACGGCACCTCGACCTTTCGAGCCTGACGCCCTGCGCCCACCACTGATGTCGCCTTCTCGCTACCCCAACCTCGGCGCGTCGCTTGACATCACCTTGGCAGAACGCGCATTCTGCTTTGACAGTGTCAAAGGAGGTCGTCATGCCAGACGGCGATGTATTCACCCGCGGAGTGGCGCGACGGTGGCGAAATCTGGCTGCGGCGTTGCGTGATGGCCTGCCAGCGGAAGAGTGCGCTCTGCGAATCGAGCACAGCCTCGCAGCGGAGCTTCGTAAAGCTGGCGGGCTCGCCCGCCCAGGCCTTGAGGACCTGCTGAATGCCGACGCCGTCGATGAAACTCAAGTTGCCGTCAGGCTCGGGGAGTTGGTTCGACGTGAGGTGTTCGAACGAGTCATGCCTCTTCTGGTCGCGCAGGAAAAGTTCGCCAACTATGGGCAGGCTCAGCGGTTCATGACGATGTGCGTCAAAACGGCCCGCATGGACGTGCTTGCGCGAAGCCTGGTGAGTCACCCGGATGGCAAGGGCCTGCGGCGACCGGGTCGTAAGAGGTCGTCGACCGCGGACCTGTTGAGCGAGCCCGCATCAATGGGTGGGCGCGCGTGACGAAGGCGCACCACGTCAACCGCAACGACGACTACATACTCGACCTCGACGGCGGCGTCTCCGCGCTGGTGTCAGATCTCTTGTCGCTCTGCGAGCAAGCCTTCCTGGCCGATCGAAACCGACCTCGGGGCAAGGATCCAGACAACCCCAACTGGCATCGAACCCTTGAAATCGAGGTCCCCGTTGCCAGTGTCGACCTCTGGTCCAGCGCACCAGCCTTGGACCAGGCAACTGAACTGCTGACCTGGCTGACTGACGATGATTGGCAGATCCAATTCGTAGGAGTCAGCCGCGCTCAGCAGGCGACCCAGCGTCAGCTGAACATCGACCCAGTCGAGCGTACGGTGATGCTCTTTAGTGGCGGCTTGGACGCCACGGCGGGCGCCGCGCTGCTTCTCCCAGAGACTCCCATACTCGGGGTTGGCGTCGTAACCAACCCGGTGATGGGTAGCTACCAACGCCGAGCCCATGCGGCGCTGACCCAGCTGGGGGACATTCGCTACTCCCCAGTGCTGTTCTCCGTAGTCAGCGGAGGAGTGAGCGACAATGAACCGACTCGCCGAACGAGAGGACTGGTCTTCCTCGGCGTCGGCGTGGCTGCGGCGCTGCAGCGCGGGACTCGACGGCTCGTGGTGGCCGAGAACGGCATTGGCGCGCTCAACCTGCCATTAACGGGCGCTCAGTCCGGCGTCATGACGAGTCGAGCAGTCCATCCGAAGTCCCTGCGACTGATGGCTGCGCTAATCAGCGAAGTGACGGGCACGGAGTTCGTGATCGACAACCCGTTCCTCACCTCGACCAAGGGGCAAATGGTGCGTGCTCTGCCACCGGAAGCGCGTGAGGCGTGCGGACACAGCCAGTCCTGCGACAACGCGGCCGCTGGACGTGGCCCGTTGGAGAAGCGCTGCGGCCATTGCACGTCGTGCTTGCTTCGCCGCGTCTCATTTCATGCGGCCGGCCGCTCCGACTGGGAC includes:
- a CDS encoding 7-cyano-7-deazaguanine synthase, with translation MTKAHHVNRNDDYILDLDGGVSALVSDLLSLCEQAFLADRNRPRGKDPDNPNWHRTLEIEVPVASVDLWSSAPALDQATELLTWLTDDDWQIQFVGVSRAQQATQRQLNIDPVERTVMLFSGGLDATAGAALLLPETPILGVGVVTNPVMGSYQRRAHAALTQLGDIRYSPVLFSVVSGGVSDNEPTRRTRGLVFLGVGVAAALQRGTRRLVVAENGIGALNLPLTGAQSGVMTSRAVHPKSLRLMAALISEVTGTEFVIDNPFLTSTKGQMVRALPPEAREACGHSQSCDNAAAGRGPLEKRCGHCTSCLLRRVSFHAAGRSDWDALPYLIDSDKREPRWRLPEVLWQAATFDAVLRSTEDSALLRQFPDLRHVLESELAHDNLRDLLATYVEEWRSFPDPNISRFLPQIDRGSVLA